One genomic segment of Brevinematia bacterium includes these proteins:
- a CDS encoding aspartate aminotransferase family protein, protein MSLEEIISLDRKYILPFYSRFNLGFTKGYGAYLWGYDNKKYLDFTSGIGVLNFGHSNKDILKLLVNQAKRLMTTSNLFYSEERVKLAKALVDITFDGGVFFSNSGAEANESAIKISRFFGKSIAKDKFVILSLTGSFHGRTLATITATGQKKYQKNLDPLPQGFEYVEYNNIEDLEKKFNERVCAIMLEAIQGEGGVRPLSKEFVEKVKELSGKYKALVIFDEVQTGIGRTGKYFGYQHYDIVPDMITISKALGGGLPMGATILKRDYFDLCEQGMHASTMGGNQLASAVSLKVLELLTKTQVLSNVKKISDILFSELEELKTKNSVIKEVRGKGLMIGIEFDEKVKVIDVINSMIKEGVLTLRSGENTLRLLPPLIIGEREVYIFLKAFKKVLASV, encoded by the coding sequence ATGAGTCTTGAGGAAATCATATCTTTGGACAGAAAGTACATTTTACCTTTTTACAGTAGGTTTAACCTAGGATTTACCAAAGGTTATGGAGCATATCTTTGGGGTTACGACAACAAAAAGTATCTTGACTTTACTTCAGGAATAGGAGTCCTCAATTTTGGACATTCTAACAAGGACATACTCAAACTCTTGGTAAACCAAGCAAAAAGACTGATGACTACTTCAAATCTTTTTTATTCTGAGGAGAGAGTGAAACTAGCTAAAGCTTTGGTGGATATAACGTTTGATGGTGGGGTTTTCTTCTCAAATAGCGGAGCTGAGGCAAATGAATCGGCAATAAAAATTTCAAGATTTTTCGGAAAAAGTATTGCGAAAGACAAATTCGTGATTCTCTCACTCACTGGTTCATTTCATGGTAGGACACTAGCAACGATAACCGCAACAGGGCAAAAGAAATACCAGAAAAATCTGGATCCTCTACCACAGGGCTTTGAATATGTAGAGTATAACAATATTGAAGATCTTGAGAAAAAATTTAACGAAAGGGTATGCGCAATTATGCTTGAAGCAATACAAGGTGAAGGAGGAGTAAGACCTCTGAGTAAGGAATTCGTAGAAAAGGTAAAGGAGCTGAGCGGTAAATATAAAGCATTGGTAATTTTTGATGAAGTGCAAACAGGAATTGGTAGAACAGGAAAATATTTTGGCTATCAACACTATGACATCGTTCCTGATATGATAACTATCTCAAAAGCGTTAGGTGGAGGACTACCCATGGGAGCAACTATATTAAAAAGAGATTACTTTGACCTGTGTGAGCAAGGAATGCATGCATCAACAATGGGAGGCAATCAGCTAGCATCAGCTGTTTCCTTAAAAGTATTAGAACTACTTACAAAGACTCAGGTTCTCTCCAACGTCAAAAAAATCAGCGATATTCTCTTTTCGGAGCTTGAGGAACTAAAAACTAAAAATTCTGTAATAAAAGAAGTAAGAGGCAAAGGACTTATGATAGGAATTGAATTTGACGAGAAAGTGAAAGTTATAGACGTTATAAACAGTATGATTAAGGAAGGTGTCTTGACCTTAAGATCTGGAGAGAACACTCTAAGGCTTCTTCCACCACTTATAATTGGGGAAAGAGAAGTTTACATCTTTCTAAAAGCTTTTAAGAAAGTGCTTGCTTCTGTGTGA